A stretch of the Corynebacterium maris DSM 45190 genome encodes the following:
- a CDS encoding 4-alpha-glucanotransferase: protein MTHLDALNELAKAYGLAPSYTDSSGTTVTATADTLVKLLRAMGVDLGEAEEPAESDIQAAQQTMREELATRPLPLTVAAVEGDAATFDVHVHHGSPAEVAIVCEDGTRREVTQEHNWRQPVTVAGTTWGEATFRLPADLPTGYHTITLTSGELEASTRLIVSPARLTTADAYLSERRFGVMAQLYSVRSEASWGIGDFRDLGLLAKTVATEIGADFLLVNPLHAAEPVPPVEDSPYLPTTRRFTNPIYLHVEDVPEYTQADEKVRAQIDAAAKRFHPRNRSGEVIERDPIYAAKLEALRALHAVNPTAERREAFAAYRATEGQGLVDFAEWCARQDDDHADDLVDFYMWLQFLCDEQLAAAQRRAVDAGMAVGVVTDLAVGVHPGGADAHNLAPWLAADASVGAPPDGYNQQGQDWSQPPWNPAELAAAGYEPWREMINTVLRHAGGVRADHILGLFRLFWMPRMQHPSTGTYVNYDYEAMVGVLTLEAERAGAVVIGEDLGTFEPWVQDVLTSRGVLGTSVLWFESSDREDGPRHQDEYRQLALSAVGTHDLPPTAGYLVGEHIRLRDELGLLTTDAADEETEDLRWQGQVLDRVRQAGGFEGTAAQDTTFTGLARGQRGDVADLLVGLHRFMAGTPSALTVTNLVDLVGDVQIQNQPGTNSEQHPNWRLPLADGAGKVVLIEDLADNELFRRVGAASRRG from the coding sequence GTGACTCATCTGGATGCGCTCAATGAACTGGCGAAGGCCTACGGCCTCGCCCCCTCGTACACCGACAGCAGTGGCACGACCGTCACCGCGACGGCCGACACGTTGGTCAAACTGCTCCGCGCCATGGGCGTGGACTTGGGTGAGGCCGAAGAACCCGCTGAGTCGGACATTCAGGCCGCCCAACAGACCATGCGCGAGGAGCTGGCCACCCGGCCGCTGCCGCTGACGGTGGCGGCCGTCGAAGGCGACGCCGCCACCTTCGACGTGCACGTGCACCACGGCTCCCCCGCCGAGGTCGCGATCGTCTGCGAGGACGGCACCCGCCGCGAGGTCACCCAGGAACACAACTGGCGCCAACCGGTGACCGTGGCGGGCACCACCTGGGGCGAGGCGACCTTCCGCCTGCCCGCCGACCTGCCGACCGGCTACCACACCATCACCTTGACCTCCGGCGAGCTGGAGGCCAGCACCCGGCTGATCGTCTCCCCCGCCCGGCTGACCACCGCGGACGCCTACCTCTCCGAACGCCGCTTCGGGGTCATGGCCCAGCTGTACTCGGTGCGCTCCGAAGCCTCCTGGGGCATCGGCGACTTCCGCGACCTGGGGCTGCTGGCGAAGACCGTCGCCACGGAGATCGGCGCGGACTTCCTGCTGGTCAACCCGCTGCACGCCGCCGAGCCGGTCCCGCCGGTGGAGGACTCGCCCTACCTGCCGACCACCCGGCGCTTCACCAACCCGATCTACCTGCACGTCGAGGACGTCCCCGAGTACACGCAGGCCGACGAGAAGGTCCGCGCGCAGATCGACGCCGCCGCCAAGCGCTTCCACCCGCGCAACCGTTCCGGCGAAGTCATCGAACGCGACCCGATCTACGCCGCCAAACTCGAGGCGCTGCGGGCGCTGCACGCCGTGAATCCCACCGCCGAACGCCGGGAGGCCTTCGCCGCCTACCGCGCGACCGAGGGCCAGGGCCTGGTCGACTTCGCCGAGTGGTGCGCCCGACAAGACGACGACCACGCAGACGACCTCGTCGACTTCTACATGTGGCTGCAGTTTCTGTGCGACGAACAACTCGCCGCCGCCCAGCGACGCGCCGTCGACGCCGGCATGGCCGTCGGCGTGGTCACCGACCTGGCCGTGGGCGTGCACCCGGGCGGCGCCGACGCCCACAACCTCGCCCCCTGGCTCGCGGCCGACGCCTCCGTGGGTGCCCCGCCGGACGGTTACAACCAGCAGGGCCAGGACTGGTCGCAGCCGCCGTGGAACCCCGCGGAACTGGCCGCCGCCGGCTACGAACCGTGGCGGGAGATGATCAACACCGTGCTGCGGCATGCCGGCGGCGTGCGCGCCGACCACATCCTCGGCCTGTTCCGACTGTTCTGGATGCCGCGCATGCAGCACCCCTCCACGGGCACCTACGTCAACTACGACTACGAGGCCATGGTCGGCGTGCTGACCCTGGAGGCCGAGCGCGCCGGGGCCGTGGTCATCGGCGAGGACCTGGGCACCTTCGAACCCTGGGTGCAGGACGTGCTGACCTCGCGCGGGGTGCTGGGCACCTCCGTGCTGTGGTTCGAGTCCAGCGACCGGGAGGACGGCCCCCGCCACCAGGACGAATACCGCCAACTGGCGCTGTCCGCGGTGGGCACCCACGACCTGCCGCCGACGGCCGGCTACCTGGTCGGCGAGCACATCCGGCTGCGCGACGAGCTGGGCCTGCTCACCACCGACGCGGCCGACGAAGAAACAGAGGACCTGCGCTGGCAGGGCCAGGTCCTGGACCGGGTGCGGCAGGCCGGTGGCTTCGAGGGCACCGCCGCGCAGGACACGACGTTCACCGGTCTGGCGCGCGGGCAGCGCGGCGACGTCGCCGACCTGCTCGTCGGCCTGCACCGCTTCATGGCCGGCACCCCCTCGGCGCTGACCGTGACCAACCTGGTCGACCTGGTCGGCGACGTGCAGATCCAAAACCAGCCGGGCACCAACTCCGAACAGCACCCGAACTGGCGCCTCCCGCTGGCCGACGGCGCCGGGAAGGTCGTCCTCATCGAGGACCTCGCGGACAACGAGTTGTTCCGCCGGGTCGGCGCCGCTTCCCGACGCGGCTAA
- a CDS encoding CNNM domain-containing protein gives MTEWYIALPVTVLIIAASAFFVVIEFSLLSARRHRLEEEAETSGAARAGLRSLNELTVMLAGAQLGITAATFALGAVTKPWVHGLLTPLFEAASLSAGAADVIAFIVSLFIVTFLHLVIGEMAPKSWAIAHPESALRIIAVPARWFVAVFRPLLLWINKIANKLVARTGEMPVDRAAAKGYDTETLHHLVRHSAETGTLDKDSAENLEGVIAIESGDIGQAVTDYGSAISTLPSTATVADVQAKARAENYLRVLIDKPGSALPHVVHAQDTVLADPDEPAARYSYPALQCDAATAIRDVLDLMREHNDQLALVTEGRTILGLITWDDIMNQLWPEIEQKLDRAGR, from the coding sequence ATGACTGAGTGGTACATCGCTTTGCCGGTGACGGTCTTGATCATCGCGGCCTCCGCGTTTTTCGTGGTCATCGAATTTTCGCTGCTCTCCGCCCGCCGCCACCGTCTCGAAGAAGAGGCGGAGACCTCGGGTGCGGCCCGTGCCGGCCTGCGCAGCCTCAACGAGCTGACCGTCATGCTCGCCGGCGCGCAGCTGGGCATCACCGCGGCCACCTTCGCGCTCGGCGCGGTGACCAAGCCGTGGGTGCACGGCCTGTTGACGCCGCTGTTTGAGGCGGCGTCCCTGTCCGCCGGGGCGGCCGACGTCATCGCCTTCATCGTGTCGCTGTTCATCGTGACGTTCCTGCACCTGGTCATCGGCGAGATGGCGCCGAAGTCCTGGGCCATCGCCCACCCCGAATCCGCGCTGCGCATCATCGCGGTGCCGGCCCGGTGGTTCGTGGCCGTCTTCCGCCCGCTGCTGCTGTGGATCAACAAGATCGCCAACAAGCTGGTCGCCCGGACCGGGGAGATGCCCGTCGACCGGGCCGCCGCCAAGGGCTACGACACCGAGACGCTGCACCACCTGGTGCGCCACTCCGCGGAGACCGGCACCCTGGACAAGGACTCCGCCGAGAACCTCGAGGGCGTCATCGCCATCGAGTCCGGCGACATCGGCCAGGCCGTGACAGACTACGGCTCCGCGATCTCCACGTTGCCGTCCACCGCCACCGTCGCCGACGTGCAGGCGAAGGCCCGCGCCGAGAACTACCTACGGGTGCTCATCGATAAGCCCGGCTCCGCGCTGCCGCACGTCGTCCACGCCCAGGACACCGTGCTGGCGGACCCGGACGAGCCGGCCGCGCGGTATTCCTACCCGGCGCTGCAGTGCGACGCCGCGACCGCCATCCGCGACGTGCTGGACCTGATGCGCGAGCACAACGATCAGCTGGCGCTGGTCACCGAGGGACGCACCATCCTCGGGTTGATCACGTGGGACGACATCATGAACCAGCTGTGGCCGGAGATCGAGCAGAAGCTCGACCGGGCGGGCCGTTAA
- a CDS encoding carboxylesterase family protein yields the protein MAVTVAAPAGRITGVTEDDVTHFHSIPYSHIPGEYLDAEPAAEGGDIDATVPRPDAIALSITVPAGTAASDDLPVVVYIHGGRYEKGSHTDPRAEGSANARGGVITVQIGYRVMLAGLARFHDDDPAHYRAVHDCQLALDWIQRNIESFGGDAGNVTVVGQSAGATTALWLCRKDHYRETFQRVLAMSPCFPRVPYKKRKGLLRQCVNTPLTRKHLSRANPARIKRGYGVFRRLIWSDMALGPHPLEPKKMARVPIVITSTRDEFYDLGEPADKRGSGAFAARMLAPIMGVKGNFRDWLAAAKEIDPNRLAGRLIGDSCNRRWVSEVAERAPGPVWMAEFVGSQEEPARHCREIRPLFGVHDSPLNDWLVGYAHTGEPGWEPYKQGQVARRFSLIDGSFDHVVDPLGYVREAFNPTRRR from the coding sequence ATGGCCGTCACAGTAGCAGCGCCCGCGGGCAGAATCACCGGAGTGACGGAAGATGACGTCACCCACTTTCACTCCATCCCGTACTCCCACATTCCCGGCGAGTACCTCGACGCCGAACCCGCCGCGGAGGGCGGGGACATCGACGCCACGGTCCCCCGCCCGGACGCGATCGCCTTGTCGATCACCGTCCCCGCCGGCACCGCCGCCTCCGACGATCTTCCGGTCGTGGTCTACATCCACGGCGGGCGCTACGAAAAGGGCTCGCACACCGACCCCCGCGCCGAGGGCAGCGCGAACGCCCGCGGCGGGGTCATCACCGTCCAGATCGGCTACCGCGTCATGCTCGCCGGGCTCGCCCGCTTCCACGACGACGACCCCGCGCACTACCGCGCGGTCCACGACTGTCAGCTCGCCCTCGACTGGATCCAGCGCAACATAGAGTCCTTCGGCGGCGACGCCGGCAACGTGACGGTGGTGGGCCAGTCCGCCGGCGCGACGACCGCGCTGTGGCTGTGCCGCAAGGACCACTACCGCGAGACGTTTCAGCGGGTGCTGGCGATGTCGCCGTGTTTCCCGCGCGTGCCGTACAAAAAGCGCAAGGGGCTGCTGCGCCAGTGCGTGAACACCCCGCTGACGCGCAAGCACCTGTCGCGGGCGAACCCGGCGCGCATCAAGCGCGGCTACGGAGTTTTCCGCCGGCTGATCTGGTCGGACATGGCGTTGGGCCCGCATCCGTTGGAGCCGAAGAAGATGGCGAGGGTGCCGATCGTGATCACCTCGACCCGAGATGAGTTCTACGATCTAGGCGAGCCGGCGGACAAGCGCGGCAGCGGCGCTTTCGCGGCGCGGATGCTCGCCCCGATCATGGGGGTGAAGGGGAATTTCCGTGACTGGTTGGCGGCGGCGAAGGAGATCGATCCGAACCGGTTGGCCGGGCGGTTGATCGGCGATTCCTGCAACCGTCGGTGGGTCAGCGAGGTCGCCGAGCGGGCCCCGGGCCCGGTGTGGATGGCGGAGTTCGTCGGTTCCCAGGAGGAGCCGGCCCGTCATTGCCGGGAGATCCGGCCGCTGTTCGGGGTCCACGACTCCCCGTTGAACGACTGGTTGGTCGGCTACGCGCATACCGGGGAGCCCGGGTGGGAGCCGTATAAGCAGGGACAGGTGGCGCGTCGTTTTTCGCTTATCGACGGCTCCTTCGACCACGTGGTCGACCCGTTGGGTTACGTGCGGGAGGCCTTCAACCCGACGCGCAGGCGCTGA
- a CDS encoding AMP-dependent synthetase/ligase produces the protein MTATDPSQEFHTPAGFELAPDENCLSAMLAGAFAHPYTVLFTRPANYEWINVTARDFATEVKEVAKGLIAMGVEPGDRVALLSTTRYEWSLLDFAIWAAGAASVPIYPSSSLAQIQWIIEDSGAVVAITETRENTSLIEHLLLQEDGTPQLAGSPSRMRRILEIDASAIDTLKFEGRTVPDADVEKRIAAIRHEDLASIVYTSGTTGKPKGCHLTHYNWIFQARAILTNPIGAIAKPGTRMLTYLPMAHVLARAVSLALTISGATQSHWSDTATLTVALDRVRPHLMLGVPRVYEKVRTAAYNKAADRGGIPAALFTSAEKTAIEYSQALDTEDGPSRTLKTRRALFDRLVYAKIRDALGGHVEYCITGGSTMSSDLSHFYRGLGVPVYEGYGLTETAAACAVDFADQKIGTVGQPLNGYGAKVTADGEILVCGGGVFQGYWNNDEATAEVLEDGWFNTGDLGEIDDTGHITITGRKKDLIVTAGGKNVSPGPMEEILRQHPLISQALIVGDGKPFIGVLVTLDDEEFRRWKDDRNIPENRKLGDLVTEPSLRSEIQDAVNMANKSVSHAEAIKKFWILDRDLSEEENELTPTLKVKRNVVFQRFAEDINALYDGR, from the coding sequence GTGACCGCCACCGACCCTTCGCAGGAATTCCACACCCCCGCCGGTTTCGAGCTGGCGCCGGACGAGAACTGCCTGTCCGCCATGCTGGCGGGGGCGTTCGCGCACCCCTACACGGTGCTGTTCACCCGCCCCGCCAACTACGAATGGATCAACGTCACCGCCCGTGACTTCGCCACCGAGGTCAAGGAGGTGGCCAAGGGGTTGATCGCGATGGGCGTGGAGCCGGGGGACCGGGTCGCGCTGCTGTCGACGACCCGCTACGAGTGGTCGCTGCTGGACTTCGCCATCTGGGCCGCCGGCGCCGCCAGCGTGCCCATCTATCCCTCCAGCTCCCTGGCACAGATCCAATGGATCATCGAGGACTCCGGGGCGGTCGTCGCGATCACCGAAACCCGGGAGAACACCTCCCTGATCGAGCACCTCCTCCTGCAGGAGGACGGCACCCCGCAGCTGGCCGGTTCCCCGAGCCGGATGCGCCGCATCCTGGAGATCGACGCCTCGGCGATCGACACCCTCAAATTCGAGGGGCGCACCGTGCCGGACGCGGACGTCGAGAAACGGATAGCCGCCATCCGCCATGAGGACCTGGCCAGCATCGTCTACACCTCCGGCACCACCGGCAAGCCCAAGGGCTGCCACCTGACCCACTACAACTGGATCTTCCAGGCCCGCGCCATTTTGACCAACCCGATCGGGGCGATCGCCAAGCCGGGCACCCGCATGCTGACGTACCTGCCGATGGCCCACGTGCTCGCCCGCGCGGTGTCGCTGGCGCTGACGATCTCGGGGGCCACCCAGTCGCACTGGTCGGACACCGCCACCCTGACCGTCGCGCTGGACCGGGTGCGCCCGCACCTGATGCTCGGGGTGCCGCGCGTCTACGAGAAAGTCCGCACCGCCGCCTACAACAAGGCCGCGGACAGGGGCGGGATCCCGGCGGCGTTGTTCACCAGCGCCGAGAAGACCGCCATCGAATACTCCCAGGCACTCGACACCGAGGACGGCCCCTCCCGGACGTTGAAAACCCGTCGCGCGCTCTTCGACCGGCTGGTCTACGCCAAAATCCGCGACGCCTTGGGCGGACACGTCGAATACTGCATCACCGGCGGCTCCACCATGTCCTCGGATCTCTCGCACTTCTACCGCGGTCTGGGCGTGCCCGTCTACGAGGGCTACGGGCTGACGGAAACCGCGGCGGCCTGCGCCGTCGACTTCGCCGACCAAAAGATCGGCACCGTCGGACAGCCACTGAACGGCTACGGCGCCAAAGTCACCGCCGACGGAGAAATCCTCGTCTGCGGCGGCGGCGTGTTCCAGGGCTACTGGAACAACGACGAAGCCACCGCCGAGGTGCTCGAGGACGGGTGGTTCAACACCGGCGACCTCGGCGAAATCGACGACACCGGCCACATCACCATCACCGGCCGCAAGAAAGACCTCATCGTCACCGCCGGCGGCAAAAACGTCTCCCCGGGCCCCATGGAAGAAATCCTGCGCCAGCACCCGCTGATCTCCCAGGCGTTGATCGTCGGCGACGGCAAGCCCTTCATCGGGGTGCTGGTCACCCTCGACGACGAGGAGTTCCGTCGCTGGAAGGACGACCGCAACATCCCGGAAAACCGCAAGCTGGGAGACCTGGTCACCGAACCCTCCCTGCGCAGCGAAATCCAGGACGCCGTCAACATGGCAAACAAGAGCGTCAGCCACGCCGAAGCCATCAAGAAGTTCTGGATCTTGGACCGCGACCTCTCCGAGGAGGAAAACGAACTGACCCCCACCCTCAAGGTCAAACGCAACGTCGTCTTCCAACGCTTCGCAGAGGACATCAACGCGCTCTACGATGGACGCTAG
- a CDS encoding ABC transporter ATP-binding protein: MQSLARILRNASALWPFYLLIFLCASLVAGFGLVSPFLLREATDTIVASLSGDVTAGDVAGTIVWLALGLFAADLANTVSTNVGGYYGDVMGARLRQILSTRYYAKLLALPQKYFDNQVTGTVIARLDRSITSITQFLQSAANNFLPMIIQVVAILVITTFYYWPLTLLLAALFPIYMWLTALTSKRWQRLEGAKNEQVDLANGRFSETVSQVKVVKSFTAEIRELGDFGRRYGKTVDITRPQSSWWHRMDTARGSALNVIFLAIYLVLFFQTLNGNFTLGDMVMLLTLVNMAKQPVQMMSFIVDAAQRAIAGSKDYFKVMAEELEPTANAQLVEATQASDVPALQDVAVAPLRPSPHTPVIELDGVTFAYEVGEPVLSDVSFTAREGQKIALVGESGGGKSTIVNLLLGLYRLNSGSMSVCGHDVRDLTSEQLRASVGVVFQEPNLFSGTIRDNIAYGKPDATDEEVVAVAKRANAHDFIMEFADGYDTVIGERGLRLSGGQKQRVSVARAMLKDAPVLVLDEATSALDNRSERAVQAGLDELMKDRTTLIIAHRLSTIADVDTIITLDSGRVDEIGSPDELAGSGGIYSQLLQLTASTSAADRERLKKFGFTADATDEDE; the protein is encoded by the coding sequence GTGCAGTCCCTCGCCCGGATCCTCCGCAACGCCTCCGCGCTGTGGCCTTTTTACCTCCTCATCTTCCTCTGTGCGTCGCTGGTCGCCGGCTTCGGCCTGGTGTCCCCGTTCCTCCTGCGAGAGGCCACCGACACGATCGTGGCGTCGCTCAGCGGCGACGTGACCGCCGGCGACGTCGCCGGCACGATCGTCTGGCTCGCCCTGGGGCTGTTCGCCGCGGATCTGGCCAACACGGTCTCCACCAACGTCGGCGGCTACTACGGCGACGTGATGGGCGCGCGGCTGCGACAGATCCTGTCCACGCGCTACTACGCCAAGCTGCTGGCGCTGCCGCAGAAATACTTCGACAACCAGGTCACCGGCACCGTCATCGCCCGCCTGGACCGCTCGATCACCTCGATCACGCAGTTTCTGCAGTCCGCGGCGAACAACTTCCTGCCGATGATCATCCAGGTGGTCGCGATCCTGGTGATCACCACGTTCTACTACTGGCCGCTGACTCTCTTGCTGGCCGCCCTTTTCCCGATCTACATGTGGCTGACGGCGTTGACCTCCAAGCGGTGGCAGCGACTGGAAGGCGCGAAGAACGAGCAAGTGGACCTGGCCAACGGACGTTTCTCCGAGACGGTCAGCCAAGTCAAGGTGGTCAAGTCCTTCACCGCCGAGATCCGGGAGCTGGGCGACTTCGGGCGTCGTTACGGCAAGACCGTCGACATCACCCGCCCGCAGTCTTCCTGGTGGCACCGGATGGACACCGCCCGCGGCAGCGCCTTAAACGTCATTTTTCTGGCGATCTACCTGGTGCTGTTCTTCCAGACCCTCAACGGCAATTTCACGCTCGGCGACATGGTGATGCTGCTGACGCTGGTGAACATGGCCAAACAGCCGGTGCAGATGATGAGCTTCATCGTCGACGCCGCCCAGCGCGCCATCGCCGGGTCGAAGGACTACTTCAAGGTCATGGCCGAGGAGCTCGAACCGACCGCCAACGCCCAGCTCGTCGAAGCGACGCAGGCTTCCGACGTGCCGGCGCTGCAGGACGTCGCCGTCGCCCCACTGCGCCCCAGCCCGCACACCCCGGTCATCGAGCTCGACGGGGTGACCTTCGCCTACGAAGTCGGCGAACCCGTCCTCAGCGACGTGTCCTTCACCGCCCGGGAAGGCCAGAAGATCGCCCTGGTCGGCGAGTCGGGCGGCGGCAAATCCACCATCGTGAACCTGCTGCTCGGGCTATACCGGCTCAACTCCGGCTCCATGTCCGTGTGCGGGCACGACGTGCGCGACCTGACCTCCGAACAGCTGCGCGCCTCCGTCGGCGTGGTCTTCCAGGAACCGAACCTGTTCTCCGGCACGATCCGCGACAACATCGCCTACGGCAAGCCCGACGCCACCGACGAGGAAGTCGTGGCCGTGGCCAAGCGCGCCAACGCGCACGACTTCATCATGGAATTCGCCGACGGCTACGACACCGTCATCGGCGAACGCGGCCTGCGCCTGTCCGGCGGGCAGAAACAGCGCGTCTCCGTGGCGCGCGCCATGCTCAAGGACGCCCCGGTCCTGGTGCTCGACGAGGCCACCAGCGCCCTGGACAACCGCTCCGAACGCGCCGTGCAGGCCGGCCTGGACGAGCTGATGAAAGACCGCACCACCTTGATCATCGCCCACCGCTTGTCGACGATCGCCGACGTGGACACCATCATCACCCTGGACAGCGGCCGCGTCGACGAGATCGGCTCCCCCGACGAGCTCGCCGGCTCCGGGGGCATCTACTCGCAGCTGCTGCAACTGACCGCCTCCACCTCGGCCGCCGACCGGGAACGGCTGAAGAAGTTCGGCTTCACCGCAGACGCGACCGACGAAGATGAGTAA
- the idi gene encoding isopentenyl-diphosphate Delta-isomerase, which translates to MTELVVLADSQGRPAGTAPKADVHTADTPLHFAFSAYLLGADGRLLMTRRALSKKTWPGVWTNSFCGHPGPGESNEDAVRRRAAEEVGIDPADLGEVQPVLPDFQYRATDSSGVVENEICPVFIVTLADGATFTPNPDEIDSHDWLTVEQLCAAVDAAPFAFSPWLVEELADQRLRVGLKASRT; encoded by the coding sequence ATGACTGAACTCGTTGTGCTCGCAGACAGCCAGGGCCGCCCCGCGGGCACGGCCCCCAAGGCGGACGTGCACACTGCCGACACCCCGCTGCATTTCGCCTTCTCCGCCTACCTGCTGGGCGCCGACGGCCGCCTGCTCATGACCCGCCGCGCCCTGAGCAAGAAAACCTGGCCGGGTGTGTGGACCAACAGCTTCTGCGGACACCCCGGCCCGGGCGAATCCAACGAAGACGCCGTGCGCCGCCGCGCGGCGGAAGAAGTCGGCATCGACCCCGCCGACCTCGGCGAGGTCCAGCCGGTGCTGCCGGACTTTCAGTACCGGGCCACGGATTCCTCCGGCGTCGTCGAAAACGAAATCTGCCCGGTGTTCATCGTCACCCTCGCCGACGGCGCCACCTTCACCCCCAACCCCGACGAGATCGACTCGCATGACTGGCTGACGGTCGAGCAGCTGTGCGCCGCCGTGGACGCCGCCCCCTTCGCCTTTTCGCCCTGGCTGGTGGAAGAGCTCGCGGATCAGCGCCTGCGCGTCGGGTTGAAGGCCTCCCGCACGTAA
- a CDS encoding M3 family metallopeptidase, giving the protein MAGVIDVNPLVTSSQLPYGLPDFMAVELDHVVPAVERGITEHDAEIAAICAVDEPTWQNTVEALEASGETLDRATAWFFNLQGTDADERFDAVAEKIVPMLSAHSDAIYQNAELYRALQAVTPPGDEESRRLHEHLLRAFRRRGAELDDAGKARLTELNQRLSVLSEQFGRNLLADTQKLAVRFDDADELAGLSEARIEAARHDDGGYVLPLELPTTQSAQAELKSAASRRALFEASRARGREDNVAVATESVRLRAERARLLGYDTHADYVIELETAGTADAARTLLRDLAPAASANAEAERKLAGELAGGHDLDGADWPYWQARRQERDLSLDEAQLRQYFPLNQVLVDGVFYAAERLYGVTVKPRPDLRAYRDDVDVWEVLDADGAGVGLLLTDYFARDSKRGGAWMSTFRRQARLTGERPVVVNVMSITRPADGSEPLLSIDEVTTLFHEFGHALHGLLSDVRYPSFSGTSVPRDWVEFPSQINENWAFDPAVVRNFARHVDTGETISDDWLAAVQASRQFGQGFATAEYLAAAIIDLAWHSLTPEEAEQYTTAADVEAFESRALDEAGLRVDELAPRYATTYFNHIFAGGYSAGYYSYLWAEALDADGFDWFTEQDDVRAAGERFRALILSKGASRDYQEAFTALRGRDKDVQPLLARRGLAGTGV; this is encoded by the coding sequence ATGGCGGGTGTGATTGACGTGAACCCCCTTGTGACCTCTTCCCAGCTTCCCTACGGCCTGCCGGACTTTATGGCCGTCGAACTCGACCACGTCGTGCCCGCCGTCGAACGCGGCATTACCGAACACGACGCCGAGATCGCCGCGATCTGCGCGGTGGACGAACCCACCTGGCAGAACACCGTGGAGGCGCTCGAAGCCTCCGGCGAGACCCTCGACCGGGCCACCGCCTGGTTCTTCAACCTGCAGGGCACCGACGCCGACGAGCGCTTCGACGCCGTCGCCGAAAAGATCGTGCCGATGCTCTCCGCGCACTCGGACGCGATCTACCAGAACGCCGAGCTCTACCGCGCGCTGCAGGCGGTCACCCCGCCGGGCGACGAGGAATCCCGCCGCCTGCACGAGCACCTGCTGCGTGCTTTTCGACGCCGCGGCGCCGAACTCGACGACGCCGGCAAGGCGCGCCTGACCGAACTGAACCAGCGCCTGAGCGTGCTCTCCGAGCAGTTCGGCCGCAACCTGTTGGCCGACACCCAGAAACTCGCCGTGCGCTTTGACGACGCGGACGAGCTGGCCGGGCTGTCCGAGGCCCGCATCGAGGCCGCCCGCCATGATGACGGCGGCTACGTGCTGCCCCTCGAGCTGCCCACCACCCAGTCCGCCCAGGCGGAGCTGAAGTCCGCGGCCTCTCGCCGCGCGCTGTTCGAGGCTTCGCGTGCCCGCGGCCGCGAGGACAACGTGGCCGTGGCCACGGAGTCCGTGCGCCTGCGCGCCGAACGCGCCCGCCTGCTCGGCTACGACACCCACGCCGACTACGTCATCGAATTGGAGACCGCCGGCACCGCCGACGCCGCCCGCACCCTGCTGCGCGATCTGGCCCCGGCCGCCAGCGCCAACGCCGAGGCCGAACGCAAGCTCGCCGGCGAACTCGCCGGCGGCCACGACCTCGACGGCGCCGACTGGCCCTACTGGCAGGCCCGCCGCCAGGAACGCGACCTCTCCCTCGACGAAGCGCAGCTGCGTCAGTACTTCCCCCTGAACCAGGTGCTCGTCGACGGCGTCTTCTACGCCGCCGAGCGCCTCTACGGCGTCACCGTCAAGCCGCGCCCCGACCTGCGGGCCTACCGCGACGATGTGGACGTGTGGGAAGTCCTCGACGCCGACGGCGCCGGTGTGGGCCTGCTGCTCACCGACTACTTCGCCCGCGACTCCAAGCGCGGCGGCGCCTGGATGTCCACCTTCCGCCGCCAGGCACGCCTGACGGGCGAGCGACCCGTCGTGGTCAACGTCATGTCGATCACCCGCCCCGCCGACGGCTCCGAACCGCTGCTGTCCATCGACGAAGTCACCACCTTGTTCCACGAATTCGGCCACGCCCTGCACGGGCTGCTCTCCGATGTGCGCTACCCCTCCTTCTCCGGCACCAGCGTCCCGCGCGACTGGGTGGAATTTCCCTCCCAGATCAACGAGAACTGGGCGTTTGACCCCGCCGTGGTCCGCAACTTCGCCCGCCACGTCGACACCGGCGAGACCATCTCCGACGACTGGTTGGCCGCGGTGCAGGCCTCCCGCCAATTCGGCCAGGGCTTCGCCACCGCCGAATACCTCGCCGCCGCCATCATCGACCTGGCCTGGCACTCCCTGACCCCGGAAGAAGCCGAGCAGTACACCACCGCCGCCGACGTCGAGGCCTTCGAGTCCCGCGCCCTGGACGAGGCCGGCCTGCGCGTCGACGAACTCGCCCCGCGCTACGCCACCACCTACTTCAACCACATCTTCGCCGGCGGCTACTCCGCCGGCTACTACTCCTACCTGTGGGCCGAGGCCTTAGACGCCGACGGCTTCGACTGGTTCACCGAACAAGACGACGTCCGTGCGGCCGGGGAGAGGTTCCGCGCACTGATCCTGTCCAAGGGCGCCTCCCGCGACTACCAGGAGGCCTTCACAGCCCTGCGCGGCCGCGACAAAGACGTCCAGCCGCTGCTGGCCCGCCGCGGGCTGGCCGGCACAGGCGTGTAA